One part of the Tunicatimonas pelagia genome encodes these proteins:
- a CDS encoding sigma-54-dependent Fis family transcriptional regulator, which yields MNKEAYQLAVAINTTIASARNRHTLKKSIVDRLQPIFSFHDIGLFVLSEDRQTLTDWAVQDPALDPSSGNDFHGQLQRHTYAYEGSGLEELAHRISAEGSPLVVSYRKGFFVKHLIQMFGKEGYEHLLREGYDQFLAVVLKNNHGLKGFLFLNYRENQSIPDQPLSLLPALADQLTIAITNIQATEQLREEKQFEETLLSITEPVARVQDRNALFKMIFGKVKKVFPFDEFGLFLLTEDGERHYELTRAEMHEDSTVQSRVEENFGVDALYNHRGTSVEWLMQQGPVTLSFEELDEVAPHPQHQIIMEAEVKQIIGGPLRLSGEVAGMLCFTSKEQSFYKEDDFPLFEALVNQLAVAVSNVLANEQLLEEKKKTEDLLAVTESIANINTGPELVRAIFDKIKKVFPFDDAGLFHLDFENDKERDLVVDYSYDTGVSPEIKDAGVDGWLPMSGLALFLSEKLDIHLPDELFGRFDHPQKRFIEKAGFRHCIAGSLKQGDQTIGLLCFWSKQENAFNGQQLLFKSITDQMSIALSNIIANERLKEEKKKTEDLLSITESIANITKGSELVRSIFDRLQKVFPFDEAGLFHLDFENKRERDLIVDYSYDKTVPNKEIRSSGLSGWLPLSQASQKIAEKTVVLPTETLYEQYDHPHFEYSKKVPLQQVIGGPLYQSQKTIGLLYFWSKTAGAFDHQRPLFQAIADQMSVALSNILAHEDIQRREREEAFKLSLVNALNQRLDWPEKLLNVARLLQNAFPFHLLTLTTADQTLGVPSLGFHQIGADEYRILELPALLKMLSLSPDRFRETKQKYHPHRPTIHNEDDYIRLTQQNPVEQALYNRFGIRSQMTIPLRLGSHKTIDLAFYAREKGTYHTDHLALLQRIAPSLILALEKQLHYQEVLRLNDLIAQENQYLQQEIQVRYNFGEMVGNSTAIQEVFEKIQQVAHTNSNVLITGETGTGKELVARALHQASHRKAYGFVKLNCATLPAELLESELFGHEKGAFTGADKRRIGKFELAHQGTIFLDEIGELPLALQAKLLRVLQEREFERLGGNEIIRPDVRVVVATNRKLTQEVAQHNFRSDLFYRLNVFPIHLPPLRERKEDIPDLAQHFIQKHNKRLGKKVRKLSPPSLQALLSYPWLGNIRELEHVIERAMIIAKDTTLPVVLEKAPVSVSSSESAVPALKTYRQGEIDLIMNTLRYTDGKVSGVGGAAEILDINRATLESKMRKFGIKRAHVVAHRPKEK from the coding sequence CATACCTATGCTTACGAAGGGTCGGGTCTTGAAGAGCTCGCGCACCGGATTTCAGCGGAAGGGAGTCCATTGGTAGTTTCCTATCGAAAAGGATTTTTTGTAAAGCACCTGATCCAAATGTTTGGCAAGGAGGGGTATGAGCATCTGCTGAGGGAAGGGTACGACCAATTTCTGGCGGTGGTGCTGAAGAATAATCATGGGTTGAAGGGGTTTCTGTTTCTCAATTATCGGGAAAACCAATCCATCCCCGATCAGCCTCTTTCTCTGTTACCGGCGCTGGCCGACCAGCTCACTATCGCCATTACTAATATTCAGGCGACCGAACAGCTACGGGAAGAAAAGCAGTTTGAAGAAACCTTGCTGAGCATCACTGAACCAGTGGCGCGGGTGCAAGATCGTAATGCACTCTTCAAAATGATTTTTGGGAAGGTGAAGAAGGTCTTTCCGTTTGATGAGTTTGGACTTTTTCTACTGACCGAAGATGGTGAGCGGCATTATGAATTAACCCGTGCTGAAATGCATGAAGACTCCACTGTCCAGTCAAGAGTTGAAGAAAATTTTGGGGTAGACGCTCTTTACAATCATCGGGGCACTTCGGTGGAATGGCTTATGCAACAGGGGCCGGTTACGCTTAGCTTTGAAGAATTAGATGAGGTGGCTCCACATCCCCAGCATCAAATAATAATGGAAGCCGAAGTGAAACAGATCATCGGTGGCCCTTTACGATTAAGCGGTGAAGTAGCAGGCATGCTTTGTTTTACTTCTAAAGAGCAGAGCTTCTATAAGGAAGACGACTTCCCCCTATTTGAAGCACTTGTTAATCAATTAGCCGTAGCTGTTAGCAACGTACTAGCGAATGAGCAGCTTTTGGAAGAAAAGAAAAAGACCGAAGACCTGCTGGCCGTCACCGAAAGTATTGCCAACATTAATACTGGCCCAGAGCTGGTCAGAGCGATTTTCGATAAGATAAAAAAGGTTTTTCCATTTGATGATGCAGGGCTGTTCCATTTGGATTTTGAAAACGACAAAGAACGTGACCTTGTGGTTGATTATAGCTACGACACAGGGGTCAGTCCTGAAATAAAAGACGCGGGGGTTGATGGATGGTTGCCGATGAGTGGGTTAGCCCTGTTTCTATCAGAAAAACTAGATATCCATTTACCAGACGAGCTTTTCGGACGCTTTGACCACCCGCAAAAACGTTTTATTGAAAAAGCAGGGTTCCGTCATTGTATCGCAGGTTCGCTTAAACAGGGTGACCAAACAATTGGCTTACTTTGTTTTTGGAGCAAACAGGAAAATGCCTTTAATGGACAACAGCTGCTATTCAAGAGTATCACCGACCAGATGAGCATCGCTTTGAGCAATATCATTGCTAATGAGCGACTGAAGGAAGAAAAGAAAAAAACGGAAGACTTACTGTCTATTACCGAAAGTATCGCCAACATCACTAAGGGTTCGGAATTGGTGCGATCTATTTTTGATCGCTTGCAAAAGGTATTTCCCTTTGATGAGGCCGGGCTTTTCCATCTGGATTTTGAAAATAAACGAGAGCGGGATTTGATCGTAGATTACAGTTACGATAAGACGGTACCCAATAAAGAAATCAGAAGTTCGGGTCTTAGCGGGTGGTTGCCCCTTAGCCAGGCATCACAAAAAATAGCCGAAAAAACCGTAGTGCTACCTACTGAAACACTATACGAGCAATACGATCATCCTCATTTTGAATACAGCAAAAAAGTGCCTCTGCAACAGGTAATCGGTGGTCCTCTCTATCAAAGTCAAAAAACGATTGGCTTGCTCTACTTCTGGAGCAAAACCGCGGGGGCCTTCGATCACCAACGGCCGCTCTTCCAGGCCATCGCTGATCAGATGAGTGTGGCGCTGAGCAACATCCTGGCCCACGAAGACATCCAGCGCAGAGAGCGGGAAGAAGCGTTTAAACTATCGCTGGTCAATGCCCTCAACCAGCGTCTCGACTGGCCGGAAAAGCTTTTGAATGTAGCCCGCTTACTGCAAAATGCCTTTCCGTTTCACCTGCTCACGTTGACGACCGCAGATCAAACCCTGGGAGTGCCCAGCCTGGGGTTTCACCAGATTGGGGCGGATGAGTACCGCATCCTAGAGCTACCTGCACTGCTGAAGATGTTGTCGCTTAGCCCGGATCGCTTTCGTGAAACGAAGCAAAAATACCATCCTCATCGACCTACAATTCATAACGAGGATGATTACATCCGACTGACTCAACAAAACCCGGTGGAGCAAGCCCTGTATAATCGGTTCGGCATCCGCAGCCAGATGACGATCCCGCTCCGTTTGGGAAGCCACAAAACCATTGACCTAGCGTTTTATGCGCGCGAGAAAGGAACGTACCATACCGACCACCTAGCTCTTCTCCAACGCATCGCCCCTTCGTTGATCCTCGCTCTGGAGAAGCAACTGCACTACCAGGAAGTGCTGCGTCTCAACGATCTGATCGCGCAAGAAAATCAGTATCTACAGCAAGAAATCCAGGTGCGCTACAACTTTGGGGAAATGGTCGGTAATAGCACGGCGATCCAGGAAGTATTCGAGAAGATACAGCAAGTAGCCCATACCAATAGCAACGTGCTGATTACCGGCGAGACCGGTACCGGGAAAGAACTCGTCGCCCGTGCCCTGCACCAGGCCAGTCACCGAAAGGCCTACGGCTTTGTGAAGCTCAACTGCGCTACGCTACCCGCCGAACTGCTGGAGTCTGAGCTTTTCGGCCACGAAAAAGGAGCGTTTACCGGGGCTGACAAGCGACGGATTGGTAAATTTGAACTAGCCCACCAGGGAACGATCTTTCTGGATGAGATTGGTGAGCTGCCCCTGGCTCTACAGGCGAAACTGCTGCGGGTGTTGCAAGAGAGGGAGTTTGAAAGATTAGGAGGCAATGAGATCATCCGACCGGACGTACGTGTGGTGGTGGCCACCAACCGCAAGCTTACCCAGGAGGTTGCTCAGCATAATTTTAGAAGCGATCTTTTCTACCGGCTCAACGTATTTCCTATTCATTTGCCCCCCTTGCGCGAACGAAAGGAAGACATCCCCGACCTGGCTCAACATTTTATCCAGAAACACAACAAACGATTGGGGAAAAAGGTGAGAAAGCTGAGTCCGCCCTCGTTGCAAGCATTGCTTAGCTACCCCTGGCTGGGCAACATCCGGGAGCTGGAGCACGTCATCGAGCGGGCGATGATTATCGCTAAGGATACCACCTTGCCCGTAGTGCTGGAAAAAGCCCCCGTATCCGTCTCCTCGTCCGAATCGGCGGTTCCCGCTTTGAAGACCTACCGGCAGGGCGAGATTGATCTGATTATGAATACCCTGCGCTACACCGACGGCAAAGTAAGCGGGGTAGGTGGAGCGGCGGAAATCCTGGATATAAACCGAGCCACGCTAGAGTCTAAGATGCGTAAGTTTGGGATCAAGCGAGCGCACGTAGTAGCGCACCGACCAAAAGAAAAATAG